In one Echinicola marina genomic region, the following are encoded:
- a CDS encoding TetR/AcrR family transcriptional regulator produces MSKKEQILAATLDLIKDHGFHGCPMSMVAKNSNVAAGTIYHHFENKDDLILELYHYVNQKLVDLAVRGDDPNKDFKSRFMDFWHNLKSFYLQEKSIHGFIEQFMNSPYNSEEVQMGKNKWHDWLHDFFSEGINTGVLRSGVKPAILAILVHGSVVSSVKVSLNQSKKVHRDQLDLGEIAEVVWDGIKFQG; encoded by the coding sequence ATGAGTAAGAAAGAACAAATATTAGCGGCTACCCTTGATTTGATTAAAGACCATGGTTTTCATGGCTGCCCCATGAGCATGGTGGCCAAAAACTCAAATGTAGCAGCGGGAACGATTTATCATCATTTTGAAAATAAGGATGATCTTATTTTAGAATTATATCATTATGTAAATCAAAAATTGGTTGACTTAGCAGTACGGGGTGATGATCCTAATAAGGATTTTAAATCTCGATTTATGGACTTTTGGCACAATTTGAAAAGCTTTTATTTGCAGGAAAAATCCATTCATGGTTTTATAGAGCAGTTTATGAATTCACCTTATAATTCTGAGGAGGTTCAAATGGGCAAGAATAAATGGCATGATTGGTTGCATGATTTTTTTTCAGAGGGAATTAATACTGGTGTATTGAGATCAGGTGTCAAGCCAGCCATTTTGGCTATTCTGGTTCATGGAAGTGTGGTCAGCTCGGTTAAAGTAAGCCTTAACCAAAGTAAAAAAGTGCATCGTGACCAACTTGACCTAGGGGAGATCGCCGAAGTGGTCTGGGATGGAATCAAGTTCCAAGGCTGA
- the mgrA gene encoding L-glyceraldehyde 3-phosphate reductase encodes MSYLPHPDRYKNMTYRRCGKSGLKLPALSLGLWHNFGHVDVLENSRKILQLAFDSGITHFDLANNYGPPPGSAEENFGKILKEDFTGLRDELVISSKAGYLMWDGPYGDWGSKKYLISSLDQSLKRMGLEYVDIFYHHRPDPETPLEETMGALHQIVQQGKALYVGISNYKADDAQKAINILREMGTPCLIHQPKYSMFERWVEGGLLDVLGQEGVGCIPFSPLAQGMLTDKYLKGIPEDSRAAKAHGFLKEADITETTLQKIKALNELAQERGQSLAQMALSWLLKDDRVTSVLIGVSKTSQLEDSLKCLNRLDFSNEELSKIEDILK; translated from the coding sequence ATGAGCTATTTACCTCATCCCGATCGATATAAAAACATGACCTATCGTCGCTGTGGAAAAAGTGGACTTAAACTACCTGCACTTTCCTTGGGGCTTTGGCATAATTTCGGCCATGTGGATGTTTTGGAAAACTCCCGTAAAATATTGCAACTGGCCTTTGACTCAGGCATTACCCATTTTGACCTGGCCAATAATTATGGTCCGCCTCCAGGTTCTGCTGAAGAAAATTTCGGCAAAATACTTAAAGAAGATTTTACCGGTCTTAGAGATGAATTGGTCATTTCTTCAAAAGCCGGTTATTTGATGTGGGATGGTCCCTATGGCGATTGGGGATCGAAAAAATATTTGATTTCCAGTCTTGACCAAAGTCTGAAAAGAATGGGACTGGAATATGTGGATATTTTTTATCATCACAGACCTGATCCAGAAACGCCACTGGAAGAAACCATGGGCGCACTACATCAAATCGTCCAACAAGGCAAGGCTTTATATGTGGGAATTTCCAATTATAAGGCAGATGATGCACAAAAAGCCATTAATATCCTTAGGGAAATGGGCACTCCATGCCTTATCCATCAACCTAAATACTCCATGTTTGAACGTTGGGTAGAAGGTGGTCTACTGGATGTTTTGGGACAAGAAGGTGTAGGCTGCATTCCTTTCTCTCCATTGGCACAGGGGATGCTGACCGATAAATATTTGAAAGGAATCCCTGAAGATTCCAGGGCTGCAAAAGCACACGGTTTCCTCAAAGAGGCCGATATTACTGAGACCACACTTCAAAAAATAAAGGCTTTGAACGAACTGGCCCAAGAAAGAGGGCAGAGCTTGGCACAAATGGCCCTTTCTTGGTTATTAAAAGATGATAGGGTAACTTCCGTACTTATCGGAGTCAGCAAAACCAGCCAGTTGGAAGATTCTCTGAAATGTCTGAATAGACTGGATTTTTCAAATGAAGAACTTAGTAAAATTGAGGATATCCTGAAATAA
- a CDS encoding haloacid dehalogenase type II, protein MRISLAFDVHGTLVDASNVINSLEKFMGRQAAEVLETWKYKQREYAFRHRLMEEDVDFTVCSEQALEYACLYHKLNIKDGEKAEIMEYSKALPAYPEALAALKALKKLGFRLFAFSNGPQDEVRTLLAQAGLASQFENIYSVQGTKTFKPDPEVYENFLRYNHTGHQFTWFISGNSFDIIGAKNVGLKVVWVQRSPDIVMDPWGVEPDMTVKILTDLVPFFEGKNN, encoded by the coding sequence ATGCGTATTTCACTTGCCTTTGATGTACATGGAACCTTGGTTGATGCTTCTAATGTGATCAATTCATTGGAGAAATTTATGGGGAGACAAGCTGCTGAAGTTTTAGAGACATGGAAATACAAGCAGCGTGAATATGCTTTTCGACATAGGCTTATGGAAGAAGATGTAGATTTTACGGTTTGTTCTGAACAGGCCTTGGAATATGCTTGTCTGTATCATAAATTAAATATAAAAGATGGGGAAAAAGCAGAAATAATGGAATATAGCAAGGCATTGCCTGCTTATCCTGAAGCCCTTGCAGCGCTAAAGGCCTTAAAAAAATTAGGGTTTCGCTTGTTTGCTTTCTCCAATGGGCCGCAAGATGAGGTAAGGACTTTGCTGGCCCAAGCAGGCTTGGCTTCCCAGTTTGAAAATATTTATAGTGTTCAGGGGACGAAGACTTTTAAGCCGGATCCGGAGGTTTATGAGAATTTTTTGAGGTATAATCATACAGGCCATCAATTTACCTGGTTTATTTCAGGAAATTCCTTTGATATCATCGGAGCAAAAAATGTTGGACTTAAGGTGGTTTGGGTGCAGCGATCACCGGATATTGTGATGGACCCTTGGGGAGTAGAACCAGATATGACGGTGAAGATTTTGACTGATTTGGTGCCATTTTTTGAAGGTAAAAATAACTAA